One segment of Anser cygnoides isolate HZ-2024a breed goose chromosome 5, Taihu_goose_T2T_genome, whole genome shotgun sequence DNA contains the following:
- the ATG13 gene encoding autophagy-related protein 13 isoform X7, whose protein sequence is MDTDLSSQDRKDLDKFIKFFALKTVQVIVQARLGEKICTRSSSSPTGSDWFNLAIKDIPEVTHEAKKALAGQLPAVGRSMCVEISLKTSEGDSMELEIWCLEMNEKCDKEIKVSYTVYNRLSLLLKSLLAITRVTPAYRLSRKQGHEYVILYRIYFGEVQLSGLGEGFQTVRVGTVGTPVGTITLSCAYRINLAFMSTRQFERTPPIMGIIIDHFVDRPYPSSSPMHPCNYRAGEDNGAVYPSVEDSQEVCTTSFSTSPPSQLIGPGKEGGVPPVPSQPAHGTQADQERMCTPLDGVHYSAATPSSSEDTETVSNSSEGKCGSPHDLLETIFIRKVGAFVNKPINQVTMANLDIPFAMFAPKNVELEDNDPMVNPPDSPETESPLQGSLHSEGSSGSSTGNTHDDFVMIDFKPAFSKDDILPMDLGTFYREFQNPPQLSSLSIDIGAQSMAEDLDSLPEKLAVHEKNVKEFDAFVETLQ, encoded by the exons ATGGACACTGATCTCAGTTCCCAGGACAGGAAGGACCTGGACAAGTTCATCAAATTTTTTGCTCTAAAG ACGGTACAAGTAATTGTCCAGGCCCGACTTGGAGAGAAGATCTGTACCCGATCATCATCCTCCCCAACAGGCTCTGACTGG TTCAATTTGGCCATCAAAGATATACCAGAGGTTACTcatgaagcaaagaaagcctTGGCAGGACAGCTGCCCGCTGTTGGACGGTCTATGTGCGTGGAGATTTCTCTCAAAACCTCAGAG GGGGATTCCATGGAGCTAGAAATTTGGTGTctagaaatgaatgaaaa GTGTGACAAAGAAATCAAAGTTTCATACACCGTATACAACAGGCTGTCTCTACTACTGAAGTCTTTGCTAGCTATAACCAGGGTAACTCCAGCCTACAGGCTCTCAAGGAAACAAGGCCATGAATATGTGATACTGTACAG gataTATTTTGGTGAAGTGCAACTGAGCGGCTTGGGAGAAG GTTTCCAAACAGTTCGTGTTGGGACAGTGGGTACCCCAGTTGGCACCATCACTTTGTCTTGTGCCTACAGAATCAACCTTGCTTTCATGTCAACCAG GCAGTTTGAGAGGACCCCTCCTATCATGGGGATTATCATTGATCACTTTGTGGACCGTCCCTATCCCAGCTCTTCGCCCATGCACCCCTGCAATTACAG AGCTGGTGAGGACAACGGTGCAGTATACCCCTCAGTAGAAGATTCCCAAGAAGTGTGTACCACATCATTCTCCACCTCTCCTCCATCTCAG TTGATTGGTCCAGGCAAAGAGGGGGGAGTTCCCCCAGTTCCTAGCCAGCCAGCACATGGCACCCAAGCTGACCAAGAGCGGATGTGCACCCCGCTAGATGGAGTCCACTACTCAGCAGCTACTCCTTCCAGTAG TGAGGACACAGAAACAGTATCAAACAGCAGCGAAGGGAAGTGTGGCTCCCCACATGACCTTTTGGAGACCATCTTTATCCGGAAAGTGGGAGCTTTTGTCAACAAACCCATTAACCAG GTGACCATGGCCAACTTAGACATTCCTTTTGCCATGTTTGCTCCCAAGAATGTTGAGCTGGAAGATAACGACCCCATG GTCAATCCTCCTGACTCCCCAGAAACTGAATCTCCTCTACAAGGCAGCTTACACTCGGAGGGCTccagtggcagcagcacagggaacaCCCATGATGACTTTGTTATGATTGACTTT AAACCAGCATTTTCAAAAGACGACATCCTTCCAATGGACCTGGGGACATTTTACCGTGAGTTTCAGAACCCCCCTCAACTCAGCAGCCTCTCCATTGACATAGGAGCTCAGTCCATGGCAGAGGATTTG GACTCATTACCAGAGAAGTTGGCGGTCCAtgagaaaaatgtcaaagaGTTTGATGCCTTTGTAGAAACCTTGCAGTGA